From one [Ruminococcus] lactaris ATCC 29176 genomic stretch:
- the rpsU gene encoding 30S ribosomal protein S21, which produces MSNVIVKENETLDSALRRFKRNCAKAGIQQEIRKREHYEKPSVRRKKKSEAARKRKYN; this is translated from the coding sequence ATGTCAAATGTAATCGTTAAAGAAAACGAAACGTTAGATAGTGCCTTACGCAGATTCAAAAGAAACTGTGCAAAGGCTGGCATTCAGCAGGAAATTCGTAAGAGAGAGCATTACGAAAAGCCAAGCGTAAGACGTAAAAAGAAATCTGAAGCTGCTAGAAAACGTAAATATAACTAA
- the spoIVB gene encoding SpoIVB peptidase, with protein MWDKKLKNRTIKKKLSRWMTVVCSFLLAVGLGFSVGSAAAEYFPESRETQAQTKAVQTKKVSVGGMPAGIYMETDGVLILDTQQIKGIDGKMYEPAQGMVKSGDYIKAVNQKEICGKKELLKELEKLSGEKVELTVRRGGKLEKIVLQAVETAVGEYKLGIWVRDNVQGLGTVTFLTEQNEFGALGHGIHDTDTNGLMEISGGKLYRTTIQNVVKGSSGNPGTMEGMIVYNRYNLLGTIEKNTDAGIYGRLDKTEELFGKKELVETAAKEEIVTGPAKMRCFLEDEVREFDIEVMKVDQETAEINKGMMIRVTDEELLEKTGGIIQGMSGSPILQNGKLIGAVTHVFVMDSTKGYGIFAETMLEQLK; from the coding sequence ATGTGGGATAAAAAATTAAAAAACCGGACGATAAAAAAGAAACTTTCCAGATGGATGACTGTGGTGTGCAGTTTTCTTCTGGCTGTGGGACTGGGCTTTTCCGTCGGAAGTGCGGCGGCAGAATATTTCCCGGAAAGCAGGGAAACCCAGGCACAGACGAAAGCAGTGCAGACGAAAAAAGTATCTGTGGGAGGTATGCCGGCAGGAATTTATATGGAAACGGACGGAGTACTGATTCTTGATACGCAGCAGATAAAAGGAATCGATGGGAAAATGTACGAACCGGCACAGGGAATGGTGAAAAGCGGAGACTATATCAAAGCAGTCAATCAGAAAGAAATCTGTGGAAAAAAAGAACTGCTGAAAGAACTGGAAAAGCTTTCCGGTGAGAAGGTGGAACTGACAGTAAGGAGAGGGGGAAAACTGGAAAAGATCGTTCTGCAGGCAGTGGAGACCGCGGTCGGTGAATATAAGCTGGGAATCTGGGTGAGGGATAATGTACAGGGTCTTGGAACTGTTACATTTCTGACAGAACAGAATGAGTTCGGAGCTTTGGGACATGGGATTCATGATACAGATACAAATGGACTGATGGAAATTTCCGGAGGAAAGCTTTACAGGACAACGATTCAGAATGTGGTAAAAGGAAGCAGTGGAAATCCGGGAACAATGGAAGGAATGATCGTCTATAACCGCTATAATCTGCTTGGAACGATCGAAAAAAATACCGATGCAGGGATTTATGGCAGACTGGATAAAACCGAGGAGCTTTTTGGAAAAAAAGAACTGGTTGAAACTGCGGCAAAAGAGGAAATCGTGACAGGACCGGCAAAGATGAGGTGTTTTCTGGAAGATGAAGTCAGGGAATTTGACATTGAAGTGATGAAGGTGGATCAGGAAACTGCAGAGATCAATAAAGGAATGATGATCCGGGTGACGGATGAAGAACTGCTTGAAAAAACCGGAGGAATCATTCAGGGGATGAGCGGCAGTCCGATCCTTCAGAACGGAAAACTGATCGGGGCGGTGACGCACGTATTTGTCATGGATTCGACAAAAGGTTACGGCATTTTTGCGGAAACAATGCTGGAACAGTTGAAATGA
- the glgA gene encoding glycogen synthase GlgA: MKNILFASSECVPFIKTGGLADVVGSLPKDFDKEKYDVRVVIPKYMCMKQEWKEKLEYITNFYMDIAGQSQYVGIFRLVHDGVTFYFIDNEYYFSGFAPYDGDPKWNIEKFAFFSKAVLSILPVIGFRPELIHCHDWQTGLIPVYLDNFRYLGEYYRGIKTVMTIHNLKFQGVWDTKAVQKITGLPDYYFAPDKMEAYKDANLLKGGIVYADKVTTVSRSYAEEIKTSFYGEGLEGLMNARANDLWGIVNGLDYNDWNPDTDYRLAKNFNISNFRRNKPANKMALQEELGLDQDSHVMLIGIVSRLTDQKGFDLIDYMMDEMCQDAVQIAVLGTGDPKYENMFRHFAWKYSGKVSANIFYSDDLSHRFYAGCDAFLMPSLFEPCGLSQLMSLRYGTLPIVRETGGLKDTVEPYNEFEKTGTGFSFTNYNAHEMLNTVRYAERIYYDKKRDWNKIVERAMSQDFSWQNSARQYEELYKSLIGE; the protein is encoded by the coding sequence ATGAAAAATATTTTATTTGCTTCTTCAGAATGTGTTCCTTTTATTAAGACCGGAGGCCTTGCAGATGTTGTGGGATCGCTCCCGAAGGATTTTGATAAGGAGAAGTATGATGTACGGGTTGTCATTCCAAAATATATGTGCATGAAGCAGGAATGGAAAGAAAAGCTGGAGTATATTACAAACTTTTACATGGATATTGCCGGACAGAGCCAGTATGTGGGGATTTTCAGACTGGTACACGACGGTGTGACATTTTACTTTATTGATAATGAGTATTATTTTTCAGGATTTGCACCGTATGATGGCGATCCGAAGTGGAATATCGAGAAGTTTGCATTCTTCTCAAAGGCAGTGCTGAGTATCCTTCCGGTGATCGGGTTCCGGCCGGAGCTGATCCACTGTCATGACTGGCAGACCGGTCTGATTCCGGTTTATCTGGACAATTTCAGATACCTTGGAGAGTACTACAGAGGCATCAAGACGGTCATGACGATACATAATCTGAAGTTCCAGGGGGTATGGGATACAAAAGCAGTACAGAAAATTACAGGGCTGCCGGATTATTATTTTGCACCGGATAAAATGGAGGCATATAAGGATGCAAACCTTCTGAAAGGCGGTATCGTTTACGCAGATAAAGTGACAACGGTAAGCCGCAGCTATGCAGAAGAGATCAAGACCTCTTTCTATGGTGAGGGACTGGAAGGCCTGATGAATGCCAGAGCCAATGACCTGTGGGGAATTGTCAACGGACTGGATTATAATGACTGGAATCCGGATACAGACTACCGTCTTGCAAAGAACTTTAATATTAGCAATTTCAGGCGGAACAAGCCGGCAAATAAGATGGCATTACAGGAAGAACTGGGACTGGATCAGGACAGCCATGTGATGCTGATCGGAATTGTATCCCGTCTGACAGACCAGAAGGGATTTGACCTGATCGATTATATGATGGATGAGATGTGCCAGGATGCGGTACAGATCGCAGTGCTTGGTACGGGAGACCCAAAGTATGAGAATATGTTCCGCCACTTTGCATGGAAGTATTCAGGAAAGGTTTCTGCGAATATTTTCTATTCGGATGATCTTTCCCACCGGTTCTATGCAGGATGTGATGCATTTCTGATGCCGTCTTTATTTGAACCATGTGGACTGAGCCAGCTGATGAGTCTGCGTTATGGTACACTGCCGATCGTCAGAGAGACAGGAGGACTGAAAGATACTGTTGAGCCTTATAATGAGTTTGAAAAGACAGGAACAGGTTTCAGTTTCACGAATTATAATGCACATGAGATGTTGAATACAGTCCGTTATGCAGAGCGGATTTACTATGATAAAAAGAGAGACTGGAATAAGATTGTAGAACGTGCAATGAGCCAGGACTTCTCATGGCAGAATTCTGCACGACAGTATGAAGAGCTTTACAAGAGCCTGATAGGAGAATAA
- the alaS gene encoding alanine--tRNA ligase gives MQPYGVNQLRKMFLEFFESKGHLVMKSFSLVPHNDKSLLLINSGMAPLKPYFTGQEIPPRRRVTTCQKCIRTGDIENVGKTARHGTFFEMLGNFSFGDYFKNEAIEWSWEFLTEVVGLDPDRLYPSVYEEDDEAFDIWNKKMGIPAERIFRFGKEDNFWEHGSGPCGPCSEIYYDRGEKYGCGKPGCTVGCECDRYMEIWNNVFSQFNNDGHGNYTDLIQKNIDTGMGLERLACIVQDVDSMFDIDTMKALRDHVCRLSGKQYGTDHETDVSLRVVTDHVRSVTFMISDGILPSNSGRGYVLRRLLRRACRHGKLLGIEGAFLVELATTVIEGSKDGYPELEEKKEFIFNVIAKEEANFNKTIDQGLAILADMEAEMEKKGEKVLSGENAFRLYDTYGFPIDLTSEILEEKGLTYDEEGFKKAQEEQRAKSEGTFGTHSYTGKEVSVYDELDAEIGTEFVGYDHLTFDSKVSALTTEDEIVDALSDGEKGTIIVEQTPFYATMGGQEADKGVIRTAEGEFVVEDCIHLAGTKVGHIGHVTKGMIKIGDTVTLEVNAKNRALTERNHSATHLLQKALRTVLGSHVEQAGSFVNEDRLRFDFTHFSAVTPEELKKVEEIVNEQIQNALEVVTKNLPIEEARKTGAQALFGEKYGDVVRVVDMGGFSVEFCGGTHVKNTSEIMALKIISESGVAAGVRRIEALTSDGLMKYYAEMEHLLKEAAQLIKASPENLAEKITHLQAENKALKGEVDSLKSKMAQEAAGNVLDRVKEVKGVKLLAAQLDGVDMNELRELGDQFKEKLGEGVVVLASGNEGKVSLMATVTNGAMKQGAHAGNLVKAIAGLVGGGGGGRPNMAQAGGKNPAGIAQALEKAEEVLAEQIH, from the coding sequence ATGCAGCCATACGGAGTAAACCAATTAAGGAAAATGTTTTTGGAGTTCTTTGAGAGCAAGGGACATCTTGTGATGAAGAGCTTTTCTTTAGTACCGCATAATGATAAGAGTCTTCTCCTGATCAATTCAGGAATGGCTCCGCTGAAACCATATTTTACAGGACAGGAGATCCCTCCGAGAAGAAGAGTGACTACCTGCCAGAAGTGTATCCGTACAGGAGATATTGAAAATGTAGGAAAGACAGCACGCCATGGTACATTTTTTGAGATGCTTGGAAATTTCTCTTTCGGGGATTATTTTAAGAATGAAGCCATCGAGTGGTCATGGGAATTTCTGACAGAAGTAGTAGGACTTGACCCGGACAGACTTTATCCGTCAGTCTATGAAGAGGATGATGAAGCATTTGATATCTGGAATAAGAAGATGGGAATCCCTGCAGAGCGTATTTTCCGTTTCGGTAAGGAAGATAACTTCTGGGAGCATGGTTCAGGCCCGTGTGGTCCATGTTCAGAGATTTATTACGACCGTGGAGAAAAGTATGGATGTGGAAAACCGGGATGTACAGTCGGATGCGAATGTGACCGTTATATGGAAATTTGGAACAACGTATTCAGCCAGTTTAATAATGACGGACATGGAAATTATACCGATCTGATCCAGAAGAATATTGATACAGGTATGGGACTGGAGCGTCTGGCATGTATCGTACAGGATGTAGATTCCATGTTCGATATCGATACAATGAAGGCTCTGCGTGACCATGTATGCCGCCTTTCAGGAAAACAGTACGGAACAGATCACGAGACAGATGTCTCTCTGCGTGTCGTTACAGATCATGTCCGTTCCGTGACATTTATGATCTCAGACGGAATCCTTCCATCCAACAGCGGACGTGGATATGTTCTTCGTCGTCTGTTAAGACGTGCATGCCGTCACGGAAAGCTGCTCGGAATCGAGGGAGCGTTCCTTGTAGAACTTGCTACAACTGTGATCGAAGGATCAAAGGACGGATATCCGGAGCTGGAAGAAAAGAAAGAGTTTATCTTTAATGTGATTGCAAAGGAAGAGGCGAACTTCAATAAGACGATCGATCAGGGACTTGCGATCCTTGCAGATATGGAAGCTGAGATGGAGAAGAAGGGCGAGAAAGTTCTCTCCGGCGAGAATGCATTCCGCCTTTATGATACCTATGGATTCCCGATTGATCTGACAAGTGAGATCCTGGAGGAAAAAGGTCTGACTTATGATGAAGAAGGCTTCAAAAAGGCTCAGGAAGAACAGCGTGCCAAGTCAGAGGGAACATTCGGAACTCATTCCTATACAGGAAAAGAAGTATCTGTCTATGATGAACTGGATGCAGAGATCGGAACAGAATTTGTAGGATACGATCATCTTACATTTGATTCAAAAGTTTCCGCACTGACTACAGAGGATGAGATCGTGGATGCTCTGTCTGACGGAGAAAAGGGAACGATCATTGTTGAGCAGACCCCGTTCTATGCAACGATGGGTGGACAGGAAGCTGACAAGGGAGTGATCCGGACAGCAGAAGGTGAGTTTGTTGTAGAGGATTGTATCCACCTTGCAGGAACAAAGGTCGGACATATCGGCCATGTGACAAAGGGTATGATCAAGATCGGTGATACTGTGACATTGGAGGTTAATGCAAAGAACAGGGCTCTGACTGAAAGAAACCACAGTGCGACGCATCTGCTTCAGAAAGCACTTCGTACTGTACTTGGAAGTCATGTTGAGCAGGCTGGATCTTTTGTAAATGAAGACAGACTTCGTTTTGACTTTACTCATTTTTCCGCAGTGACTCCGGAAGAGTTGAAGAAAGTAGAAGAGATTGTGAATGAGCAGATCCAGAATGCCCTTGAAGTAGTTACAAAGAATCTGCCGATTGAAGAGGCAAGGAAGACCGGTGCTCAGGCTTTGTTTGGCGAGAAGTACGGTGACGTTGTACGTGTAGTAGACATGGGTGGATTTTCAGTTGAATTTTGTGGAGGAACCCATGTGAAAAATACATCTGAGATCATGGCACTTAAGATTATCTCAGAGAGTGGTGTGGCAGCCGGTGTACGCCGTATAGAGGCTCTGACATCAGACGGTCTTATGAAGTATTATGCAGAAATGGAGCATCTCCTGAAAGAAGCTGCCCAGCTTATAAAGGCTTCCCCTGAGAATCTGGCTGAGAAGATCACACATCTGCAGGCAGAGAATAAAGCTCTGAAGGGAGAAGTGGACAGCTTAAAGAGCAAAATGGCACAGGAAGCAGCAGGCAATGTCCTGGATCGGGTAAAAGAAGTGAAGGGTGTGAAACTTCTTGCTGCTCAGCTTGACGGAGTTGATATGAATGAACTTCGTGAACTGGGAGACCAGTTTAAAGAGAAACTGGGAGAAGGCGTGGTTGTTCTTGCATCCGGAAATGAAGGAAAAGTAAGTCTGATGGCAACCGTAACAAATGGTGCCATGAAACAGGGAGCCCATGCAGGTAACCTTGTGAAGGCGATCGCAGGTCTTGTCGGTGGTGGCGGTGGCGGACGTCCGAATATGGCACAGGCCGGTGGTAAGAACCCGGCAGGTATTGCACAGGCACTTGAGAAAGCAGAAGAAGTCCTCGCAGAGCAGATCCATTAA
- a CDS encoding homocysteine S-methyltransferase family protein, with protein MLRERLGKELLYFDGGMGTLLQERGLQPGELPETWNLLHAEEIREIHRKYIEAGSDIVLTNTFGANALKFHDDAYSLEEIVNAAVGHVKAAAEQAGNGRRIYTALDIGPTGKLLKPMGDLDFETAYEAYKEVMIYGEKAGADLIHIETMSDTYELKAAVLAAKENTSLPVFATTIFDERGKLLTGADVPSVVALLEGLRVDAFGINCGMGPEQMIPILEQITKYSSLPVIVKPNAGLPKQKNGQTYYDVSPEEFAEVMKKIVEMGAVVIGGCCGTTPDHIKAMADACRMIPIKPVEKKNFTMVSSYGQSVFLGTGSKIIGERINPTGKKRFKQALKEHDLDYILREGITQQDNGAHILDVNVGLPDIDEPALMKEVVQELQSVTSLPLQIDTVDVEAMEGALRIYNGKAMVNSVSGKQESMDKVFPLIQKYGGVVIGLALDENGIPADAEGRVQVAKKIIAEAAKYGIEKKDIVIDALAMTISSEPEGAKITLETLRRLRDEVGVCTVLGVSNISFGLPSRPIVNSIFYTMAMQNGLSVGIINPGSEDMMKAWYAFHALMALDSNCEKYIARYAQQPGTTPVQAAGGKHTMTLQSAIERGLKEEASSITAELAEQKDALDIINEELIPALNNVGEGFEKGTVFLPQLLMSAESAKSAFAVLKERMDQSGEVQEKKGKVILATVKGDIHDIGKNIVKVLLENYSFDVIDLGKDVPPEKVVETVLEQDVHLVGLSALMTTTVVSMEETIRQLREKAPDCLVMVGGAVLNQEYADMIGADFYGKDAMQSVHYAQKVFS; from the coding sequence ATGTTACGAGAACGGCTGGGAAAAGAGTTATTATATTTTGACGGAGGAATGGGAACGCTGTTACAGGAGCGTGGACTGCAGCCGGGAGAACTCCCGGAGACATGGAATCTGCTGCACGCGGAAGAAATCCGTGAGATCCACAGAAAATATATTGAAGCTGGAAGTGACATTGTACTGACGAATACGTTTGGTGCAAACGCATTAAAGTTTCATGATGATGCATATTCTCTGGAAGAGATTGTCAATGCTGCAGTCGGCCATGTAAAGGCTGCAGCAGAACAGGCGGGAAATGGACGGAGAATCTATACTGCACTGGATATCGGTCCGACCGGAAAGCTCTTGAAACCAATGGGAGATTTGGATTTTGAGACTGCTTATGAAGCTTATAAAGAAGTGATGATCTATGGAGAAAAAGCAGGAGCTGACCTGATCCATATCGAGACGATGAGCGATACGTATGAACTGAAGGCTGCGGTTCTTGCAGCAAAAGAAAATACGTCGCTTCCTGTTTTTGCGACCACGATCTTTGATGAAAGAGGAAAGCTTCTGACAGGTGCGGATGTGCCATCAGTAGTGGCATTGCTGGAAGGACTGCGGGTGGACGCATTCGGGATCAACTGCGGAATGGGACCAGAACAGATGATTCCAATTCTGGAACAGATCACAAAATATTCTTCCCTGCCTGTTATTGTAAAGCCAAATGCAGGACTTCCGAAGCAGAAGAACGGGCAGACTTATTATGATGTTTCACCGGAAGAGTTCGCGGAAGTCATGAAGAAAATTGTGGAAATGGGAGCTGTTGTCATCGGTGGATGCTGCGGAACGACGCCGGATCATATCAAAGCGATGGCAGATGCCTGCCGTATGATCCCGATAAAGCCGGTAGAAAAAAAGAACTTTACCATGGTATCGTCCTATGGACAGAGTGTCTTTCTCGGTACGGGATCAAAGATCATCGGTGAGCGTATCAATCCGACCGGAAAGAAGCGGTTTAAGCAGGCACTGAAAGAGCATGACTTGGATTATATCTTAAGAGAGGGGATTACCCAGCAGGATAACGGGGCACATATTCTGGATGTGAATGTGGGACTCCCGGATATTGATGAACCGGCACTGATGAAAGAAGTGGTGCAGGAACTTCAGAGCGTTACAAGTCTTCCGCTTCAGATTGATACCGTTGATGTGGAAGCGATGGAGGGTGCGTTAAGGATTTATAATGGAAAGGCGATGGTCAATTCTGTCAGCGGAAAGCAGGAGTCTATGGACAAAGTATTTCCACTGATCCAGAAATACGGAGGAGTCGTGATCGGACTTGCACTGGATGAGAACGGAATCCCGGCAGATGCCGAGGGAAGAGTGCAGGTTGCAAAGAAGATCATTGCAGAAGCGGCAAAGTATGGGATCGAAAAGAAAGATATCGTCATTGACGCACTGGCAATGACCATTAGTTCTGAACCGGAAGGTGCAAAGATCACGCTGGAGACACTGAGAAGGCTCAGGGATGAAGTTGGAGTCTGCACGGTACTGGGAGTATCTAATATTTCATTCGGACTTCCAAGCCGTCCGATCGTCAATTCCATTTTCTATACCATGGCAATGCAGAATGGATTGAGCGTGGGAATCATCAATCCGGGTTCAGAGGATATGATGAAAGCATGGTATGCATTTCATGCCCTGATGGCTCTGGACAGTAACTGTGAGAAATATATTGCAAGGTATGCACAGCAGCCGGGAACGACTCCGGTACAGGCAGCAGGCGGAAAGCATACGATGACATTGCAGAGTGCGATCGAGAGAGGACTGAAAGAAGAAGCCAGTTCGATCACGGCAGAACTGGCAGAGCAGAAAGATGCACTGGATATCATTAATGAAGAACTGATCCCGGCTCTGAACAATGTAGGTGAGGGATTTGAAAAAGGAACTGTATTCCTTCCACAGCTTCTGATGAGTGCAGAGTCTGCAAAGAGTGCATTTGCAGTACTCAAAGAAAGAATGGATCAGAGCGGGGAAGTACAGGAGAAAAAAGGAAAGGTCATCCTTGCGACAGTCAAGGGAGATATCCACGATATCGGAAAGAATATCGTAAAAGTCCTGCTGGAAAATTACAGTTTTGATGTGATCGATCTCGGAAAAGATGTTCCGCCGGAAAAGGTAGTTGAGACGGTTCTTGAGCAGGATGTCCATTTAGTTGGCCTGAGTGCCCTGATGACAACGACGGTTGTAAGTATGGAAGAGACAATCCGCCAGTTGCGGGAAAAAGCCCCGGATTGCCTGGTGATGGTAGGAGGAGCTGTGCTGAATCAGGAATATGCTGATATGATCGGAGCAGATTTTTATGGAAAAGATGCCATGCAGTCCGTACATTATGCACAGAAGGTATTCAGTTGA
- a CDS encoding vitamin B12 dependent-methionine synthase activation domain-containing protein produces the protein MDKKRREAIRYLGFGRNAADERTYELIEASFDDLNREASPRFVYRIFDLDHSVDGLLRVGTMEIQSKSLLRNLKGCGQVVLFGATLGAGADRLIRRVSLTDMARAVVLQACAAAELEEYCDEQQKKISTELEKSGLYLRPRFSPGYGDFPIEFQEPIMRMLDCAKKIGLTMTDSYMMSPTKSVTAIIGISTEKERCPISGCEACGKKDCAYRR, from the coding sequence ATGGACAAAAAGAGACGTGAGGCAATTCGCTATCTGGGGTTCGGACGAAATGCGGCAGACGAAAGGACTTATGAACTGATCGAAGCGTCTTTTGACGATCTGAACAGGGAAGCAAGTCCGAGATTCGTCTACCGCATTTTTGATTTGGATCATAGTGTGGATGGCTTATTGCGGGTCGGGACAATGGAAATACAGAGTAAAAGTCTGTTGAGAAACCTCAAAGGATGCGGACAGGTTGTTCTGTTTGGGGCGACACTGGGAGCCGGGGCGGACAGGCTGATCCGCCGGGTATCTCTTACCGATATGGCAAGGGCGGTTGTACTCCAGGCATGTGCTGCTGCAGAGCTGGAAGAGTATTGTGATGAACAGCAGAAAAAGATCAGCACAGAGCTGGAAAAAAGTGGATTGTATCTTCGGCCAAGGTTCAGCCCTGGATATGGGGACTTCCCGATCGAGTTCCAGGAGCCGATCATGAGGATGTTGGATTGTGCAAAGAAGATTGGTCTTACGATGACAGACAGCTATATGATGAGTCCGACGAAGTCTGTGACTGCGATCATAGGGATCAGCACAGAGAAAGAAAGATGCCCGATCTCAGGCTGTGAAGCCTGTGGAAAAAAGGACTGTGCATACCGCAGGTAA
- the metF gene encoding methylenetetrahydrofolate reductase [NAD(P)H]: MKIIDRLNEDRINISFEVFPPKTDAGFANVQRATDEIAKLDPSYISVTYGAGGGTSKNTAKIASHIKDDLHVLSLAHLTCASSTKEEVREVIRNLKELGIENILALRGDIPEGMKFPDGDRFHYAYELVEEIRKQGDFCIGAACYPEGHVENEHKEDDIRFLKQKVDCGVDFLTTQMFFDNDIHYNFLYRIREAGITVPVLPGIMPITSAAQMKRSQELSGTVFPRRFLALLDRFGSSPEAMMQAGIAYATDQIIDLLANGVKNIHIYSMNKPEVATKIMSNISEIIKC; the protein is encoded by the coding sequence ATGAAGATCATTGACAGATTGAATGAAGACAGAATAAATATATCTTTTGAGGTGTTCCCACCGAAGACGGATGCGGGGTTTGCAAATGTGCAGCGTGCGACGGATGAGATCGCAAAGCTGGATCCATCTTACATCAGTGTGACGTACGGAGCAGGTGGAGGTACAAGTAAGAATACAGCGAAGATCGCATCCCATATCAAGGACGATCTGCACGTACTCAGTCTTGCACATCTGACCTGTGCTTCTTCCACAAAAGAAGAAGTGCGTGAGGTGATCCGGAATTTAAAGGAGCTTGGCATAGAGAATATTCTTGCTCTGCGTGGAGACATCCCGGAGGGAATGAAGTTCCCGGATGGAGACCGTTTCCATTATGCATATGAGCTGGTGGAGGAGATCCGAAAACAGGGAGATTTCTGTATCGGTGCAGCGTGCTATCCGGAAGGTCATGTGGAGAATGAGCATAAGGAAGATGATATCCGCTTTTTAAAACAGAAAGTGGACTGCGGTGTTGATTTCCTTACAACGCAGATGTTCTTCGACAATGATATCCATTATAATTTCCTTTACAGGATCAGGGAAGCCGGGATCACAGTCCCGGTTCTCCCGGGGATTATGCCGATCACAAGTGCGGCTCAGATGAAGAGAAGCCAGGAGCTTTCAGGAACTGTATTTCCAAGAAGATTTCTTGCATTGCTTGACCGTTTCGGAAGTTCACCGGAAGCAATGATGCAGGCGGGAATTGCTTATGCAACGGATCAGATCATTGATCTTCTGGCAAATGGAGTAAAAAATATCCATATTTATTCTATGAACAAACCGGAAGTCGCAACCAAGATCATGAGCAATATTTCTGAAATCATTAAGTGTTAA
- the spo0A gene encoding sporulation transcription factor Spo0A, translating into MNHLSVAIADDNQKILDLLEKVIGTDQELDLVGKAKNGEEMCRIIKEKNPDVVLLDLIMPKMDGLTVMDQINQDKSVSKRPYFIVITAVGQEKITEDAFNKGANYYIMKPFNNRMLLERIKFVRKMTHGTERRPEELVTGQTPGGENLENRVTNMLHEIGIPAHIKGYHYLRDAIMMAVEDMDVLNAITKILYPTVAKKYQTTSSRVERAIRHAIEVAWSRGKLDTLDELFGYTVSTGKGKPTNSEFIALIADTIQLEYKHGK; encoded by the coding sequence ATGAATCATTTGAGTGTTGCCATCGCTGACGATAATCAGAAAATCTTAGATCTGCTGGAAAAGGTGATCGGGACGGATCAGGAACTGGATCTGGTCGGAAAGGCGAAAAATGGTGAGGAGATGTGTCGGATCATTAAAGAAAAAAATCCTGATGTGGTTCTTCTCGACCTGATTATGCCGAAAATGGACGGACTGACTGTCATGGATCAGATCAATCAGGATAAAAGTGTCAGTAAACGTCCATATTTTATTGTTATTACAGCGGTGGGACAGGAAAAGATTACAGAAGATGCTTTTAATAAAGGTGCAAATTACTATATTATGAAACCGTTTAATAACAGAATGTTGTTGGAACGGATCAAATTCGTAAGAAAAATGACTCACGGAACAGAACGCAGACCGGAAGAACTGGTGACCGGGCAGACTCCGGGAGGAGAAAATCTGGAGAACAGAGTGACCAATATGCTGCATGAGATCGGGATTCCGGCACATATCAAAGGATATCATTATCTGCGGGATGCGATCATGATGGCAGTGGAAGACATGGATGTCCTGAATGCGATCACGAAGATTCTCTATCCTACCGTTGCTAAAAAATATCAGACGACATCAAGCCGGGTCGAACGGGCAATCCGGCATGCTATCGAGGTGGCATGGAGCCGTGGAAAATTAGATACACTGGATGAACTGTTCGGTTATACAGTCAGTACAGGAAAAGGAAAACCTACAAATTCGGAATTTATCGCATTGATCGCGGATACGATCCAACTGGAATATAAGCATGGAAAATAG